The following proteins come from a genomic window of Campylobacter coli 76339:
- a CDS encoding Putative coproporphyrinogen III oxidase of BS HemN-type, oxygen-independent , in heat shock gene cluster, which yields MHLYIHIPFCESKCHYCAFTSLKKHDYENKYFEALCKDISFHLQKFNIKKNSIKTLFIGGGTPSAVNAKNFEMILTLIEPFLSKNIEFSSEANPNSADIDWLKTMKNLGLNRISFGAQSFHPKKLEFLGRIHDQKMIFKALENVNKLGFKKINLDLIYDTKLDDKKMLQFELEQLKQVKNLITHLSAYNLTIEPLSAFAKKNHFKKNAPYLMKFFIQELQNLGFLQYEISNFAKNNAQICKHNLAYWKGLDYLGCGLSAVSCYKNERFYTAKNLKSYLQNPIFRDVEKLNQEDLNLEHLFLGLRSIVGIEECKLSEIQKEKANLLVKEKKLKFEKGRYYNLNFLISDELALYLSS from the coding sequence ATGCATTTATATATTCACATCCCTTTTTGCGAAAGCAAATGTCATTATTGTGCTTTTACAAGTCTAAAAAAACATGATTATGAAAATAAGTATTTTGAAGCTTTGTGTAAAGATATTTCCTTTCATTTGCAAAAATTCAATATTAAAAAAAATAGCATTAAAACCCTCTTTATAGGAGGAGGCACTCCAAGTGCTGTTAATGCAAAAAATTTTGAGATGATTTTAACACTTATAGAACCTTTTTTAAGTAAAAATATAGAATTTTCAAGCGAGGCCAATCCCAATTCAGCCGATATAGACTGGCTTAAAACAATGAAAAATTTAGGCCTTAATCGTATCTCTTTTGGAGCGCAAAGCTTTCATCCTAAAAAACTAGAATTTTTAGGAAGAATTCATGATCAAAAAATGATTTTTAAAGCATTAGAAAATGTGAACAAATTGGGATTTAAAAAGATTAATTTAGACCTGATTTATGATACAAAATTAGATGATAAAAAAATGCTTCAATTTGAACTTGAGCAATTAAAACAAGTTAAAAATTTAATCACTCATCTAAGCGCTTATAATCTTACCATAGAACCACTGAGTGCTTTTGCAAAAAAGAATCATTTTAAAAAAAATGCACCCTATTTAATGAAATTTTTCATCCAAGAACTTCAAAATCTTGGATTTTTGCAATACGAAATCAGCAATTTTGCCAAAAATAATGCCCAAATTTGCAAACACAATTTAGCCTACTGGAAGGGTTTGGATTATCTAGGTTGTGGTTTGAGTGCGGTAAGTTGTTATAAAAATGAGCGTTTTTATACGGCTAAAAATTTAAAATCCTATCTTCAAAATCCTATCTTTAGAGATGTTGAAAAACTAAATCAAGAAGATTTAAATTTAGAACATTTATTTTTAGGACTAAGAAGTATAGTGGGTATTGAAGAATGCAAATTAAGTGAAATTCAAAAAGAAAAAGCTAATTTACTTGTAAAAGAAAAAAAGCTTAAATTTGAGAAAGGGCGTTACTATAATCTTAATTTTTTAATTAGCGATGAGCTTGCCTTGTATCTCTCATCTTAA
- a CDS encoding Alternative dihydrofolate reductase 2 / Dihydropteroate synthase has protein sequence MKFFKINPNTDFNVLCSFINPHKMGQKIMSEKTQIHFVLIKDITTPAANILKQDALRVGAELITHKEVITAKIAHSNALLMATKEQIQKLINKEKLQDFGLKNLARFLENDFSKSKQVELMAVINVNEDSFNADSRVGYKDFEERINKILALNPEYIDIGAVSSRPKSVYCGKEEEFRRLKNVLDLIYDKNYYEKAIFSLDSFDEYCLEYALNKGFKFINDISSLRNLNLAKLASKYNAKYCLMHMQNDPLTMQDDPRYDDLLDEMSSFFKEKLEILDALGVKESILDVGIGFGKSAEHNMILIKHLEHFLQFKKPLLVGASRKSVINAYYESEVKDRLAGTLYLHLKAFENGASIIRVHDLYEHKQLFAMANAMQSIGV, from the coding sequence ATGAAATTTTTTAAAATCAATCCAAACACTGATTTTAACGTGCTTTGCTCTTTTATAAATCCTCATAAAATGGGGCAAAAAATTATGAGTGAAAAAACTCAAATTCATTTTGTTTTGATTAAAGATATAACTACTCCTGCGGCAAATATTTTAAAACAAGATGCCTTAAGGGTGGGAGCTGAGCTTATAACACACAAGGAAGTTATCACTGCTAAAATCGCGCATTCCAATGCGCTTTTAATGGCTACAAAAGAACAAATTCAAAAACTTATAAACAAAGAAAAGCTTCAAGACTTTGGACTTAAAAATTTAGCTAGATTTTTAGAAAATGATTTTTCAAAATCAAAGCAAGTAGAGCTTATGGCAGTTATAAATGTCAATGAAGATAGTTTTAATGCTGATTCTAGGGTGGGTTATAAAGATTTTGAAGAAAGAATAAATAAAATTTTAGCTTTAAATCCTGAGTATATTGATATAGGAGCGGTAAGTTCTAGGCCAAAAAGCGTATATTGTGGCAAGGAAGAAGAGTTTAGAAGACTTAAAAATGTGCTGGATTTAATTTATGATAAAAATTATTATGAAAAAGCCATTTTTAGTTTGGATAGTTTTGATGAATATTGCTTAGAATACGCTTTAAACAAGGGCTTTAAATTTATTAATGATATTAGTAGTTTAAGAAATCTTAATTTAGCCAAACTTGCAAGTAAATACAATGCAAAATACTGCCTTATGCATATGCAAAATGACCCTTTAACCATGCAAGATGATCCAAGATATGATGATTTGCTTGATGAAATGAGTAGTTTTTTTAAAGAAAAACTTGAAATTTTAGATGCTTTAGGAGTGAAAGAAAGTATTTTAGATGTGGGAATTGGCTTTGGTAAAAGTGCAGAACATAATATGATTTTAATCAAGCATTTAGAACATTTCTTGCAATTTAAAAAGCCCTTGCTTGTAGGAGCAAGTCGTAAAAGCGTGATCAATGCGTATTATGAAAGTGAAGTTAAAGATCGCTTAGCGGGGACTTTGTATTTGCATTTAAAGGCTTTTGAAAATGGTGCGAGCATTATAAGGGTGCATGATTTATACGAGCATAAACAGCTTTTTGCAATGGCAAATGCGATGCAAAGCATAGGAGTTTAA
- a CDS encoding Twin-arginine translocation protein TatB → MSFGEIIVILIVAILVLGPDKLPEAIVQIAKILKALKRNIDDAKSSIEKEIRINDLKEEAKKYKDEFSSTNENIRKKLSFEEFDDLKRDILDKTKVDLTFDSRENSTPSPNEQNPNENQKPKLNPFENQEKVEK, encoded by the coding sequence ATGAGTTTTGGTGAAATTATTGTAATTTTAATAGTAGCAATTTTAGTTTTAGGACCTGATAAACTTCCTGAAGCTATAGTACAAATAGCAAAAATTTTAAAGGCTTTAAAACGCAATATCGACGATGCAAAATCAAGCATAGAAAAAGAAATTCGTATCAATGATTTAAAAGAAGAAGCTAAAAAATATAAAGATGAATTTTCAAGCACAAATGAAAATATCCGTAAAAAACTTAGTTTTGAAGAATTTGATGATTTAAAAAGAGATATTTTAGATAAAACCAAGGTGGATTTGACTTTTGATAGCAGAGAAAATTCCACCCCTAGTCCAAACGAACAAAATCCAAATGAAAATCAAAAACCTAAACTCAATCCATTTGAAAATCAAGAAAAAGTAGAAAAATAA
- a CDS encoding Twin-arginine translocation protein TatC has protein sequence MFEELRPHLIELRKRLFISVACVIVMFIVCFAFRSYILDVLKAPLIQALPEVAKHVNVIEVQEALFTAMKVSFFAAFIFSLPVIFWQFWKFVAPGLYDNEKRLVVPFVSFASIMFALGACFCYFIVVPLAFKFLINFGLSEDFNPVITIGTYVDFFTKVVVAFGLAFEMPVIAFFFAKIGLIDDSFLKRHFRIAILAIFVFSAFMTPPDVLSQFLMAGPLCGLYGLSILIVQKVNPAPKDEEKEESDK, from the coding sequence ATGTTTGAAGAATTAAGACCCCATTTAATAGAACTTAGAAAGCGTCTTTTTATTAGCGTTGCTTGCGTGATTGTAATGTTTATAGTATGTTTTGCTTTTCGTAGCTATATCTTAGATGTATTAAAAGCACCTCTTATTCAGGCTTTACCTGAAGTAGCTAAACATGTAAATGTTATCGAAGTTCAAGAGGCTTTATTTACAGCTATGAAGGTAAGTTTTTTTGCTGCTTTTATCTTTTCCTTACCTGTTATTTTTTGGCAGTTTTGGAAATTTGTAGCTCCAGGTCTTTATGATAACGAAAAACGCCTTGTGGTACCTTTTGTAAGCTTTGCAAGCATTATGTTTGCTCTAGGGGCTTGCTTTTGCTATTTTATTGTAGTGCCTTTAGCTTTTAAATTTTTAATCAATTTTGGTTTAAGTGAAGATTTTAATCCTGTAATCACCATAGGAACTTATGTGGACTTTTTTACAAAAGTAGTTGTTGCTTTTGGCTTGGCTTTTGAAATGCCTGTTATAGCTTTCTTCTTTGCCAAAATTGGACTTATTGATGATAGTTTCTTAAAGCGCCATTTTCGCATAGCTATTTTAGCTATCTTTGTATTTTCAGCTTTTATGACTCCTCCTGATGTCTTATCTCAATTTTTAATGGCTGGACCGCTTTGTGGACTTTATGGACTTTCTATTTTAATCGTTCAAAAAGTAAATCCTGCTCCAAAAGATGAAGAAAAAGAAGAAAGCGATAAATGA
- a CDS encoding S-adenosylmethionine:tRNA ribosyltransferase-isomerase: MKDLLLSSYDYTLPNELIATYPVHPKEDAKLLVFERKNNQISHTTFKNLQDFLPDCALFFNDTKVIKARIYGNKSSGGKIELFLHQPCLGSQDSLFLAQIKGRVKKDEILSFEQNLKAQVVELLDDGLRKVQFFQNNEVLNTFKLYELLDTIGHVPLPPYIKRSDEKSDLEDYQSIFAKNLGAVAAPTASLHFSENMLENLKKRHEIYHLTLHVGAGTFKSVECENLENHKMHSEFFDIPKKACEVIDSQKKILGIGTTVTRTIEYYARTKQSQGFCDLFLHPHNPPLRQDYLLTNFHLPKSTLIMLVSAFIGRQNCLKLYDIAIKEKYRFYSYGDAMLIL; this comes from the coding sequence ATGAAAGATTTACTTCTTTCAAGCTATGACTATACCTTACCCAATGAACTTATAGCCACTTATCCTGTGCATCCTAAAGAAGATGCCAAACTCTTAGTTTTTGAACGAAAGAATAACCAAATTTCTCACACTACTTTTAAGAATTTACAAGATTTCTTACCCGATTGTGCTCTCTTTTTTAATGATACTAAAGTCATTAAAGCAAGAATTTATGGGAACAAATCAAGCGGTGGAAAAATAGAACTTTTTTTACATCAGCCCTGTTTGGGTTCGCAAGATTCACTTTTTTTAGCACAAATTAAAGGGCGCGTTAAAAAAGATGAAATTTTATCTTTTGAACAAAATCTAAAAGCTCAAGTTGTGGAGCTTTTAGATGATGGTTTGCGCAAAGTACAATTTTTTCAAAATAATGAAGTTTTAAACACCTTCAAGCTTTATGAACTCCTTGATACAATAGGACATGTGCCTTTACCTCCCTATATCAAAAGAAGTGATGAAAAAAGTGATTTAGAAGATTATCAAAGTATTTTTGCTAAAAATTTAGGAGCAGTGGCAGCCCCTACGGCTAGTTTGCATTTTAGCGAAAATATGCTTGAGAATTTAAAAAAACGACATGAAATTTATCATTTAACCTTGCATGTTGGCGCAGGCACTTTTAAAAGTGTAGAATGTGAAAATTTAGAAAATCACAAAATGCATAGCGAATTTTTTGATATTCCTAAAAAAGCATGTGAAGTGATTGATTCTCAAAAAAAGATTTTAGGCATAGGCACTACAGTAACAAGGACTATAGAATACTACGCAAGAACTAAACAAAGTCAAGGTTTTTGTGATCTTTTTTTGCACCCTCACAATCCACCCCTAAGACAAGACTATCTTTTAACTAATTTTCATCTACCAAAATCAACTCTGATTATGCTAGTTTCAGCATTTATAGGTAGACAAAATTGTCTTAAACTTTATGATATTGCCATAAAAGAAAAATACCGTTTTTACTCTTATGGCGATGCTATGCTTATTTTATAA
- a CDS encoding UDP-3-O-[3-hydroxymyristoyl] glucosamine N-acyltransferase — MRLKEIAEFLSLEYEGEDIEITALNSLLRANFTELTYCDGERNIKDIPNTGAAAILVAKEYENLVPKDTKALITQSPHLCFAFLSKIFAKPLFSNAKEKVQNIAKSAKIMPNVYIGNNVNIGENVVIMAGAYIGDNVSIGEESVIHPNVVIYNDSKIGKKCHLLANCVIGSDGFGYAHNKNGEHYKIYHNGNVILEDFVEIGACTTIDRAVFDSTIIKAGTKVDNLVQIGHNCDIGQNCIIVAQTGISGSSELGRNVVMGGQSATSGHLRIGDFSTIAARGGVSKNLEGGRVYGGFPIMLQKDWLKLQAKIAMKFKE, encoded by the coding sequence AGTTTGGAATATGAAGGCGAAGATATTGAAATAACGGCTTTAAATTCTTTATTAAGAGCAAATTTTACCGAGCTTACTTATTGTGATGGTGAAAGAAATATCAAAGATATACCCAACACAGGAGCAGCAGCGATTTTGGTCGCTAAAGAATATGAAAATTTAGTACCTAAAGATACAAAAGCTCTTATTACTCAAAGTCCGCATTTGTGCTTTGCTTTCTTAAGTAAAATTTTTGCTAAGCCTTTATTTAGCAATGCAAAAGAAAAAGTTCAAAATATAGCAAAAAGTGCAAAAATCATGCCAAATGTTTATATAGGCAATAATGTCAATATAGGTGAAAATGTTGTCATTATGGCAGGAGCTTACATAGGAGATAATGTCAGTATAGGTGAAGAGAGTGTTATCCATCCTAATGTGGTGATTTATAATGATAGTAAAATCGGTAAAAAATGCCATCTACTTGCAAATTGTGTAATAGGAAGCGATGGGTTTGGTTATGCGCACAATAAAAATGGAGAGCATTATAAAATTTATCACAATGGTAATGTTATCTTAGAAGATTTTGTTGAAATAGGAGCTTGCACAACAATAGATAGAGCAGTGTTTGATAGTACTATCATCAAAGCAGGAACAAAAGTAGATAATCTTGTCCAAATAGGACACAATTGTGATATAGGGCAAAATTGTATCATCGTTGCACAAACTGGAATTTCAGGTTCAAGTGAGCTTGGGCGCAATGTGGTTATGGGTGGACAAAGTGCAACAAGTGGACATTTAAGAATAGGGGATTTTAGTACCATTGCAGCTCGTGGTGGTGTGAGTAAAAATCTTGAAGGTGGCAGAGTTTATGGAGGTTTTCCTATAATGCTCCAAAAAGATTGGCTTAAACTTCAAGCAAAAATTGCTATGAAATTTAAAGAATAA
- a CDS encoding Aspartokinase, with product MLIVQKYGGTSVGTLERIDAVAERVIKSAKEGHQLVVVVSAMSGVTNTLIEQAEYFSKNPNGKDMDMLLSSGERVTSALLSIALNERGYPSLAFSGRKAGIVTDSVSTKARISYIDTQEITKALNEGKIVIVAGFQGVDKEGNVTTLGRGGSDLSAVAVAGALKADLCEIYTDVDGVYTTDPRIEPKAKKLDKISYEEMLELASLGAKVLQNRSVELAKKLNVKLVTRSSFNDNEGTMITKEDGMEQALVSGIALDKNQARVTLRNIEDKPGIAAEIFSVLADENINVDMIIQNVGVDGTTNLGFTVPQNELDLAKNAMQKILSSKTTIESDSAVVKVSIVGVGMKSHSGVASKAFKALADEGINIGMISTSEIKISMIVHEKYGELAVRALHECYGLDK from the coding sequence ATGCTTATAGTTCAAAAATATGGCGGAACAAGCGTTGGCACTTTAGAACGCATTGACGCAGTGGCAGAGCGTGTTATAAAAAGTGCAAAAGAGGGACATCAGCTTGTGGTTGTAGTTTCAGCGATGAGTGGAGTTACAAATACTTTAATAGAGCAAGCAGAATACTTTAGCAAAAATCCTAATGGCAAAGATATGGATATGCTTTTAAGCAGTGGAGAGCGTGTAACGAGTGCTTTGCTTTCTATTGCACTGAACGAAAGAGGATACCCTTCTCTTGCTTTTTCAGGGAGAAAGGCAGGCATTGTTACAGATAGCGTTTCTACAAAGGCTAGAATTTCTTATATTGATACTCAAGAAATTACCAAGGCTTTAAACGAAGGAAAGATAGTTATTGTAGCGGGATTTCAAGGAGTTGATAAAGAGGGTAATGTTACAACTTTAGGGCGCGGTGGAAGTGATTTGAGTGCAGTTGCTGTTGCAGGAGCTCTTAAAGCGGATTTGTGTGAAATTTATACTGATGTGGATGGAGTTTATACTACAGATCCAAGAATCGAGCCAAAAGCAAAAAAACTTGATAAAATTTCTTATGAAGAAATGCTTGAGCTTGCTAGTTTGGGAGCTAAGGTTTTGCAAAATCGATCGGTTGAACTTGCAAAAAAATTGAATGTAAAATTAGTCACTAGAAGTAGTTTTAATGATAATGAGGGTACGATGATAACAAAAGAAGATGGAATGGAACAAGCTTTAGTTAGTGGTATTGCTTTAGATAAAAATCAAGCAAGAGTAACTTTAAGAAATATAGAAGATAAACCAGGAATCGCAGCTGAAATTTTTTCTGTTTTAGCGGATGAAAATATCAATGTAGATATGATTATACAAAATGTCGGAGTAGATGGGACTACAAATTTAGGATTTACTGTGCCTCAAAATGAGCTTGATTTGGCAAAAAATGCTATGCAAAAAATTTTAAGCTCTAAAACAACTATAGAAAGCGATAGCGCTGTGGTTAAAGTTTCTATAGTGGGCGTAGGCATGAAATCACATTCAGGTGTAGCAAGTAAAGCCTTTAAAGCCTTGGCAGATGAGGGTATTAATATAGGTATGATTTCTACAAGCGAGATTAAAATTTCAATGATTGTGCATGAAAAATATGGCGAGCTTGCAGTAAGAGCCTTGCATGAGTGTTATGGGCTTGATAAATAA
- a CDS encoding Adenosine (5')-pentaphospho-(5'')-adenosine pyrophosphohydrolase, protein MEKEKKYRPNVAAIVLSSAYPFECKLFIAKRSDMDNIWQFPQGGIDEGEDPKSAVLRELKEEIGTDEVEIIAEHPEWLSYDFPEKVAKKMYPYDGQSQKYFLVRLKHGAKININTKHPEFDAYQFVGVKQVFETINHFKRNIYVKVIKYFEEKGYI, encoded by the coding sequence GTGGAAAAAGAAAAAAAGTATAGACCTAATGTCGCTGCTATTGTTTTATCAAGTGCTTATCCTTTTGAGTGTAAGCTTTTTATAGCCAAAAGAAGCGATATGGATAATATTTGGCAGTTTCCACAAGGTGGTATCGATGAGGGAGAAGATCCTAAAAGCGCTGTATTAAGAGAGCTTAAAGAAGAGATTGGCACAGATGAAGTGGAAATCATAGCTGAGCATCCTGAATGGTTGAGTTATGACTTTCCAGAAAAGGTTGCAAAAAAAATGTATCCTTACGATGGGCAAAGCCAAAAATATTTTTTAGTGCGATTGAAACACGGTGCTAAAATCAATATTAATACAAAACATCCTGAATTTGATGCTTATCAATTTGTTGGGGTAAAACAAGTGTTTGAAACCATAAATCATTTCAAGAGAAATATTTATGTTAAAGTTATTAAATATTTTGAAGAGAAAGGTTATATTTAA
- a CDS encoding DNA poymerase III subunit delta', which produces MFVSKIIITDDFDGIRAELLKQFHPNSLRFIPKEVASEFLIDDAKAIEKESYIAETSEKIIVLMANSFRIEAQNFLLKLLEEPPKNIKFLIVVPSKNLLLPTIKSRLICEKRNKIKAKNTLNLELNKMDLKTLFEFLQENENLDKAELMEKIALIAEESVKFKDFNADELEFFYESYELAKLNSKSSLILATLLLNYYTKNEK; this is translated from the coding sequence GTGTTTGTAAGTAAAATTATCATCACTGATGATTTTGATGGTATTAGAGCTGAGCTTTTAAAACAATTTCATCCTAATTCTTTGCGTTTTATACCTAAAGAAGTTGCAAGCGAGTTTTTAATCGATGATGCTAAAGCGATTGAAAAGGAAAGTTATATCGCAGAAACAAGTGAAAAAATCATTGTTTTAATGGCGAATTCTTTTAGGATAGAAGCTCAAAATTTTTTACTTAAGCTTCTTGAAGAACCGCCAAAAAATATCAAATTTCTTATCGTAGTTCCTTCTAAAAATTTACTTTTGCCCACTATAAAATCGCGTCTTATTTGTGAAAAACGCAACAAAATAAAGGCTAAAAATACTTTAAATTTAGAACTTAATAAAATGGATTTAAAGACTTTGTTTGAGTTTTTACAAGAAAATGAAAATTTAGATAAAGCAGAATTAATGGAAAAAATTGCACTGATTGCAGAAGAAAGTGTTAAATTTAAAGATTTTAATGCCGATGAGCTTGAATTTTTTTATGAAAGCTATGAGCTTGCAAAGTTAAATTCCAAAAGCTCTTTGATACTGGCTACGCTTTTATTAAACTATTATACAAAGAATGAAAAATGA